Proteins from one Romboutsia sp. CE17 genomic window:
- a CDS encoding GNAT family N-acetyltransferase: protein MEIRKIRMEDADNYLDMLLNLDNETKFMMFEPGERPTDINIIKNIIEKSINGDDLVLVATDEESIVGFISVQKGEYKRIKHTGYVVVGIREKYRGKGIGSKLFSELDIWAIENKITRLELSVICSNTIAKHLYEKNGFEVEGIRKNAMIIDGKYVDEFSMAKIYNS, encoded by the coding sequence ATGGAGATTAGAAAGATACGAATGGAAGATGCTGATAATTATTTAGATATGCTTTTGAATTTAGACAATGAGACTAAATTTATGATGTTTGAACCTGGGGAACGCCCTACTGATATTAATATAATAAAAAATATAATTGAAAAAAGTATTAATGGTGATGATTTAGTTTTAGTAGCTACGGATGAAGAAAGTATAGTTGGCTTTATTTCTGTTCAAAAAGGAGAATATAAAAGAATTAAACATACTGGGTACGTTGTTGTTGGAATACGTGAAAAATACAGAGGTAAGGGAATTGGAAGTAAATTATTTTCTGAACTAGATATATGGGCTATAGAAAATAAGATTACAAGGCTTGAACTTAGTGTAATTTGTTCTAATACTATAGCAAAACATCTTTATGAAAAAAATGGATTTGAAGTAGAGGGTATTAGGAAAAATGCAATGATTATAGATGGTAAATATGTAGACGAATTTTCTATGGCCAAGATATATAATAGTTAA